One Prunus dulcis chromosome 7, ALMONDv2, whole genome shotgun sequence DNA segment encodes these proteins:
- the LOC117634786 gene encoding uncharacterized protein LOC117634786 produces MASKLRQLQSKACQATQFVSKHGSTYYKNLLEQNKQYIQHPPTVEKCNELSKQLFYTRLASIPGRTESFWKEVDYVKHLWKNRQDLKVEDAGIAALFGLECFAWFCAGEIVGRGFTFTGYYP; encoded by the exons ATGGCATCGAAGTTGCGCCAGTTGCAATCTAAGGCTTGTCAAGCAACACAGTTTGTGTCCAAGCATGGAAGTACCTACTACAAGAATTTGTTAGAGCAGAACAAGCAATACATTCAGCATCCACCAACAGTTGAGAAGTGCAATGAGCTGTCAAAGCAATTGTTTTATACTCGACTTGCTAG TATTCCTGGCCGTACCGAATCATTCTGGAAGGAAGTTGATTACGTCAAGCATTTGTGGAAGAACAGGCAGGACCTGAAGGTTGAAGATGCTGGCATTGCTGCTTTGTTTGGGCTGGAGTGCTTTGCATGGTTTTGTGCTGGTGAGATTGTGGGAAGGGGATTTACCTTCACTGGTTACTATCCTTGA
- the LOC117633661 gene encoding 1-aminocyclopropane-1-carboxylate synthase 7-like encodes MAIEIEQPSVGLSKIAVSDTHGEDSPYFAGWKAYDENPYNESSNPSGVIQMGLAENQVSFDLLEKYLEEHSESSNLGSKGVSGFRENALFQDYHGLLSFRKAMASFMEQIRGGRAKFDPDRVVLTAGATAANELLTFIIADPGDALLVPTPYYPGFDRDLRWRTGVNIVPIHTDSSNNFQVTPQALEAAYKEAEAKNMRVRGILITNPSNPLGATIQRQVLEQILDFVTRKNIHLVSDEIYSGSAFSSSEFISVAEILESQQHKNSERVHIVYSLSKDLGLPGFRVGTVYSYNDKVVTTARRMSSFTLISSQTQHLLASMLSDKEFTENYIKTNRERLRKRYDLIIEGLKKAGIECLKGNAGLFCWMNLSPFLDEPTREGELTLWNSIMHEVKLNISPGSSCQCSEPGWFRVCFANMSEQTLEVALTRIHNFMEKKERAS; translated from the exons ATGGCTATAGAGATTGAGCAGCCTTCTGTTGGGCTATCAAAAATAGCTGTTTCTGATACTCATGGAGAAGACTCTCCATACTTTGCAGGCTGGAAAGCATATGATGAAAACCCATATAATGAATCAAGCAATCCGTCTGGAGTTATACAGATGGGACTTGCAGAGAATCAA GTTTCATTTGATCTGTTGGAAAAGTACTTGGAAGAGCATTCAGAATCTTCAAACTTGGGATCAAAAGGAGTGTCAGGCTTTAGAGAGAATGCTTTGTTTCAAGATTACCATGGACTTTTGTCTTTCAGAAAGGCAATGGCAAGTTTCATGGAACAAATTAGAGGAGGAAGAGCCAAATTTGACCCTGATAGGGTAGTCTTAACAGCAGGTGCAACTGCCGCCAATGAGCTCTTAACTTTCATTATAGCTGATCCTGGTGATGCTTTGCTTGTTCCAACCCCATACTATCCAGG ATTTGATAGAGATTTAAGGTGGAGGACTGGGGTGAACATTGTGCCAATCCACACTGATAGCTCAAACAACTTTCAGGTTACTCCTCAAGCTTTAGAAGCTGCATACAAAGAAGCAGAAGCCAAGAACATGAGAGTGAGAGGGATACTAATCACAAATCCTTCAAACCCATTAGGTGCAACAATCCAAAGACAAGTCCTTGAACAGATTCTTGATTTTGTCACCCGAAAAAACATCCATCTTGTCTCCGATGAAATCTACTCAGGATCCGCCTTCTCATCCTCCGAATTCATAAGCGTTGCAGAGATTCTTGAATCCCAGCAGCACAAGAACTCAGAAAGAGTTCACATAGTTTATAGCCTTTCCAAAGACCTTGGCCTTCCGGGCTTTAGAGTTGGCACCGTGTACTCATACAACGACAAGGTTGTAACAACAGCAAGAAGGATGTCAAGCTTCACCTTAATATCTTCTCAAACACAACATCTCTTAGCTTCCATGTTGTCTGACAAGGAATTCACTGAAAACTACATAAAGACAAacagagagagactgaggaaGCGATACGATCTGATCATTGAAGGATTAAAGAAAGCCGGGATTGAGTGTTTGAAAGGAAATGCTGGGTTGTTTTGCTGGATGAATTTAAGTCCATTTTTGGATGAACCAACAAGAGAAGGTGAGCTGACTCTTTGGAATTCTATAATGCATGAAGTGAAGCTAAACATTTCTCCAGGTTCGTCCTGTCAATGCTCTGAACCAGGTTGGTTTAGGGTGTGCTTTGCTAACATGAGTGAGCAAACACTTGAAGTTGCATTGACAAGAATACATAATTTCatggagaaaaaagagagagctAGCTAG
- the LOC117633662 gene encoding 1-aminocyclopropane-1-carboxylate synthase 7-like: MAIEIEQPSVGLSKIAVSDTHGEDSPYFAGWKAYDEDPYNQSTNPSGVIQMGLAENQVSFDLLEKYLEEHSEVFNWGSKGVPCFRENALFQDYHGLVSFRKAMASFMGQIRGGRAKFDPDRIVLTAGATAANELLTFIIADPGDALLVPTPYYPGFDRDLRWRTGVNIVPIHCDSSNNFQITPQALEAAYKDAEAKNMRVRGVLITNPSNPLGATIQRVVLEEILDFVTSKNIHLVSDEIYSGSTFSSSAFVSIAEILEARQYKNSERVHIVYSLSKDLGLPGFRIGTVYSYNDKVVTTARRMSSFTLISSQTQHLLASMLSDKEFTENYIKTNRERLRKRYDMIIEGLKKAGIECLKGNAGLFCWMNLSPLLEKPTRGGELALWDSMLHEVKLNISPGSSCHCSEPGWFRVCFANMSEQTLEIALKRIHNFMERRERS; encoded by the exons ATGGCTATAGAGATTGAGCAGCCTTCTGTCGGGCTATCAAAGATAGCTGTTTCTGATACTCATGGAGAAGACTCTCCATACTTTGCAGGCTGGAAAGCATATGATGAAGACCCTTATAATCAATCAACTAACCCTTCTGGTGTCATACAGATGGGGCTGGCAGAGAACCAA GtttcatttgatttgttgGAAAAGTACTTGGAAGAGCACTCAGAAGTTTTCAACTGGGGATCAAAAGGAGTGCCTTGCTTTAGAGAAAATGCCTTGTTTCAAGATTACCATGGCCTTGTGTCTTTCAGAAAGGCAATGGCAAGTTTCATGGGACAAATCAGAGGAGGAAGAGCCAAATTTGACCCCGATAGAATTGTCCTAACTGCAGGTGCAACTGCAGCCAATGAGCTTTTAACTTTCATTATAGCTGATCCTGGTGATGCTTTGCTTGTGCCAACCCCATACTATCCAGG ATTTGATAGAGATTTAAGGTGGAGGACTGGTGTGAATATTGTACCAATTCACTGTGACAGCTCAAACAATTTCCAGATTACTCCTCAAGCTTTGGAAGCTGCATACAAAGATGCAGAAGCCAAGAACATGAGAGTGAGAGGGGTACTAATCACAAATCCTTCAAACCCTTTAGGTGCAACAATCCAAAGAGTAGTTCTTGAAGAGATTCTTGATTTTGTTACCTCCAAAAACATCCATCTTGTCTCTGATGAAATCTATTCGGGGTCCACCTTCTCATCCTCTGCATTCGTGAGCATTGCAGAGATTCTTGAAGCCAGGCAGTACAAGAATTCAGAAAGAGTTCACATTGTTTATAGCCTTTCCAAAGACCTTGGCCTTCCGGGATTTAGAATTGGCACCGTGTACTCGTACAATGACAAGGTTGTAACAACAGCAAGAAGGATGTCAAGCTTCACCTTAATATCTTCTCAAACACAACATCTCTTGGCTTCCATGTTGTCTGATAAGGAATTCactgaaaattacataaagacaaacagagagagactgaggaaGAGATATGATATGATCATTGAAGGGTTGAAGAAAGCTGGGATTGAGTGTTTGAAAGGAAATGCTGGGTTGTTTTGCTGGATGAATTTAAGTCCACTATTAGAGAAACCAACAAGAGGAGGTGAACTGGCTCTTTGGGACTCTATGCTGCATGAAGTGAAGTTAAATATATCTCCAGGCTCTTCTTGCCACTGCTCTGAACCAGGTTGGTTTAGGGTGTGTTTTGCCAACATGAGTGAGCAGACACTTGAAATTGCTCTCAAAAGAATACATAATTTCATGGAacgaagagagagaagttaG
- the LOC117633660 gene encoding xaa-Pro dipeptidase → MASLSSLTPPTVPVELYVTNREKLLSSLRHHLSQSSRPIHGIVFLQGGEEQNRYDTDHTELFRQESFFAYLFGVREPGFYGAIDIATGKSVLFAPRLSAEYAVWLGEIKPLSYFKERYMVSSVYYTDEITTVLHDEYQGSGKPLLFLLHGVNTDSDLFSKPAEFQGIDKFDTDLTTLHPVLTECRVTKSDLELSLIQFANDISSEAHVEVMRKVRVGMYEYQLESMFLHHTYMYGGCRHCSYTCICATGENSGVLHYGHAAAPNDRTLEDGDLALLDMGAEYKFYGSDITCSYPVNGKFSSDQALIYNAVLEAHNAVISTMKPGVSWVDMHKLAEKVILESLKRGSILVGNVDDMMVERLGAVFMPHGLGHLLGIDTHDPGGYPKGLERPKEPGLRSLRTARELQEGMVITVEPGCYFIDALLVPAMGSSNTTKFFNHEAVSRFKGFGGVRIESDVLVMDTGCKNMTKVPREISEIEAVMAGAPWSLDKASTGKG, encoded by the exons ATGGCTTCGCTGTCGTCTCTCACTCCTCCTACAGTCCCGGTGGAGCTCTACGTCACCAACCGCGAAAAGCTGCTCAGTTCTCTTCGCCATCACCTCTCTCAGTCTTCTCGTCCCATCCATGGCATCGTCTTTCTCCAA GGAGGCGAGGAGCAAAATCGCTATGACACTGATCACACCGAGCTCTTCAG GCAAGAGAGTTTCTTCGCTTACTTGTTTGGAGTAAGAGAGCCTGGCTTCTATGGAGCTATC GACATTGCAACTGGGAAATCTGTTCTCTTTGCTCCTAGGTTATCCGCTGAGTATGCTGTTTGGTTGGGAGAGATCAAGCCTTTATCCTACTTCAAG GAAAGATATATGGTTAGCTCGGTATACTACACTGATGAGATCACAACTGTTCTGCATGATGAATACCAGGGATCTGGTAAACCTTTATTGTTTCTCTTGCATGGGGTCAACACTGATAGTGATCTATTCTCAAAACCAGCAGAGTTTCAG GGGATTGATAAGTTTGACACAGATTTGACTACCTTGCATCCGGTTTTGACTGAATGCCGTGTCACAAAATCAGATCTGGAGCTTTCCCTTATCCAGTTTGCCAATGATATCAGCTCTGAAGCTCATGTCGAG GTCATGAGAAAAGTTAGGGTGGGCATGTACGAGTATCAGCTGGAAAGCATGTTTCTTCACCACACCTACATGTATGGTGGCTGTAGACATTGCTCGTACACTTGTATTTGTGCTACTGGTGAAAATAG CGGTGTTCTCCATTATGGGCATGCAGCAGCTCCAAACGATAGG ACCTTGGAAGATGGAGATTTGGCATTGCTTGATATGGGAGCTGAATACAAGTTTTATGGGTCTGACATCACTTGTTCTTACCCA GTGAATGGAAAGTTTAGCTCTGACCAAGCACTTATATATAAT GCTGTCCTTGAAGCTCACAATGCTGTCATATCTACAATGAAACCCGGAGTAAGCTGGGTTGATATGCACAA ACTAGCAGAAAAGGTTATTCTTGAATCATTGAAGAGAGGGAGCATCCTAGTTGG CAACGTTGATGATATGATGGTTGAACGATTGGGTGCTGTTTTCATGCCTCATGGTCTTGGGCATTTGCTTGGTATCGACACTCATGATCCTGGTGGCTACCCAAAG GGTTTGGAGAGGCCAAAAGAACCTGGATTAAGGTCTCTACGTACAGCAAGAGAACTCCAAGAGGGAATG GTGATAACCGTGGAGCCTGGTTGCTACTTTATTGATGCTTTGTTGGTTCCAGCCATGGGAAGTTCAAATACTACTAAGTTCTTCAATCATGAAGCAGTTAGTAGATTTAAAGGTTTTGGTGGAGTTCGCATTGAAAGCGATGTG CTTGTCATGGATACCGGTTGTAAGAACATGACAAAGGTTCCTCGGGAAATATCAGAGATCGAAGCAGTAATGGCGGGAGCCCCGTGGTCACTTGATAAAGCTTCTACCGGAAAGGGCTGA